The Aeromicrobium yanjiei genome includes a region encoding these proteins:
- a CDS encoding decaprenyl-phosphate phosphoribosyltransferase — MNTPARTASAVIRTMRPRQWTKNTLVLAAPLAAGLTWTTGIVLDVVATFVAFTLAAAGIYLLNDVIDAEDDRRHPTKRNRPVASGELSSTLALACAGVCAALGIGIGYAVAPQLAATLILYALLQIAYAVGLKRQPVIDLSIVAAGFLLRAIAGGVAVDVPLSQWFLLVAAFGSLFMVAGKRYSELRSLGSAAGTRKTLETYSESYLRFVWSLAAAVTITAYSLWAFEISSHAEINWQAISIAPFVVGLLRYAVDVDRGLAGEPEEAVLRDPALQVLGAVWLIIFATGVYAS; from the coding sequence ATGAACACCCCCGCGCGGACCGCGTCCGCTGTCATCAGGACGATGCGGCCCCGGCAGTGGACCAAGAACACCCTCGTCCTCGCGGCCCCTCTCGCCGCAGGACTCACCTGGACCACCGGCATCGTGCTCGACGTCGTCGCGACGTTCGTGGCGTTCACGCTGGCCGCGGCCGGCATCTACCTGCTCAACGACGTCATCGACGCCGAGGACGACCGCCGCCACCCGACCAAGCGGAACCGTCCCGTCGCCTCCGGTGAGCTCTCCTCGACGCTCGCGCTCGCCTGCGCGGGCGTCTGCGCGGCGCTGGGCATCGGCATCGGGTACGCCGTCGCGCCGCAGCTCGCGGCGACGCTCATCCTCTACGCGCTGCTGCAGATCGCCTACGCCGTGGGGCTCAAGCGCCAGCCGGTCATCGACCTGTCGATCGTGGCTGCGGGATTCCTGCTCCGCGCCATCGCCGGCGGCGTGGCCGTCGACGTGCCCCTGTCGCAGTGGTTCCTGCTCGTGGCCGCATTCGGCTCCCTCTTCATGGTCGCGGGCAAGCGCTACTCCGAGCTGCGGAGCCTGGGCTCTGCGGCCGGCACGCGCAAGACCCTCGAGACGTACTCGGAGTCGTACCTGCGGTTCGTCTGGAGCCTGGCTGCAGCGGTGACCATCACGGCCTACAGCCTGTGGGCGTTCGAGATCTCCTCGCATGCCGAGATCAACTGGCAGGCGATCTCGATCGCACCGTTCGTGGTCGGGTTGCTGCGCTACGCGGTCGACGTCGACCGCGGCCTGGCCGGCGAGCCGGAGGAGGCCGTCCTGCGCGATCCGGCCCTGCAGGTCCTCGGAGCCGTCTGGCTCATCATCTTCGCGACCGGGGTGTACGCCTCATGA
- a CDS encoding DUF3367 domain-containing protein → MTEVSTRRRFRLAAVCLVLTALAFVQQPGRMVADTKLDLIIDPGGFLARSLNLWDAEGFFGQVQNQAYGYLFPMGPFFWLGHAIELPAWAIQRMWWALLLCVAFLGMVALCRALGIRSLWVQVFAGLLFALSPRMLSVIGPSSIEVWPSAIAPWVLVPLVIGLKRGSPRRQAALSALAVACVGGVNAVATFAVIPLGAIWLLTSPRGPRRRALMLWWPPFVLLGTLWWLAPLFLLGSVSPPFLDFIESSSVTTSAATVLDALRGTTNWVPYISSTAVAGRELVTNASLILNGGVVMILGVIGLVIAPVRYRRFLVWGVLSGLVLVTLGHTGSVSGWWSGGFQTVLDGVLAPLRNTHKFDVVIRIPLVLGAAFAVSAAIERRQDDTDGARRVGVAVLVAAAVVGATSPAWTGHLANRGTFEVTPTYWQQAADFLDENATGTSLLVPSSGFGDYLWGSTGDELMQSIARSPWAVRNSIPLTPTGTIRYLDSITSALDQARGSRRLAETLGRAGVEYLVVRNDLQNQVVDGRTELVYSTLRDTPGLTQVATFGPRLGGEPVIDLESQRSFSQGGWQSAHPAIDIWKVDPTAATAPQSLDETPTVVGAADSLAVLDELGVTAGRSTVLAADQAADGPRGPLVVTDGLRRQEAAFGRVDTLRSASMTPDEPYSLDRKLHDYVQEGDARWTSVRELRGAAALSASSARSAANSLMGLDPGAQPWSAFDGDRRTAWTANTSEAWLRLDLRRVRDLGAVRIVADAAPGEKTSLEVDTEDGVVRREADGRTPVLIDVGEVGHLEIRGATADGRNLSIAEVSSPELRLSRPLVLPATPREWGAADQVVLGVDAGARPSCVTVEGLDRCRAGEGRQSEDAVLVDREIPVSLKGDYDLKIKTRPLAGEAADELLQEGLPFTVQATSTVTDDVRASVARAVDGDLRTGWIADPGDTDPSLEVTWDSPRRLSSLTLRTASGLPASKVSSAILELGDGTLRRVALENGRGRFPAVRTDRLVVHLDSEKDATDFGTDGFARRLPVGVSELTFNDRPAARPDRSTDPVVLPCGSGPTVVVDGEEHRTAVRTTAAAVAAGKSATARLCDDEGITLPAGTSRVTVRASDLYGAGQTILTRSGSAWSAGSSDRLVTTTQNANPGWAGSVDGESAEAVTVNGWQRGWIVPETGSSTVEETFTADVPYRSALVAGAVGVLALVAITLVPGRGSRRRMKPDADGAVAPWGPITFVAMVATVGLVAGTAGVACAVVGGAVAVALSERRMAVIAWIGGLLLVAVGCYVGWVLTDQDVPVVSWRLPQLCAAASLGAVAAGVGWSRGRSAMPGTSTNR, encoded by the coding sequence GTGACGGAGGTTTCCACCCGGCGGAGGTTCCGCCTCGCTGCGGTGTGCCTCGTGCTGACGGCACTCGCCTTCGTGCAGCAGCCGGGACGGATGGTCGCCGACACCAAGCTCGACCTGATCATCGACCCCGGAGGCTTCCTCGCTCGCTCGTTGAACCTGTGGGACGCGGAGGGCTTCTTCGGTCAGGTGCAGAACCAGGCCTACGGCTACCTGTTCCCGATGGGACCGTTCTTCTGGCTCGGCCACGCGATCGAGCTGCCGGCCTGGGCGATCCAGCGCATGTGGTGGGCGCTGCTGCTGTGCGTCGCCTTCCTCGGCATGGTCGCGCTCTGCCGCGCCCTCGGCATCCGCTCGCTCTGGGTGCAGGTGTTCGCCGGGCTGCTGTTCGCCCTGTCGCCGCGCATGCTCTCGGTGATCGGGCCCAGCTCGATCGAGGTGTGGCCGTCGGCGATCGCGCCGTGGGTCCTGGTGCCGCTCGTGATCGGGCTGAAGCGGGGCAGCCCTCGCCGGCAGGCCGCGTTGAGCGCCCTTGCCGTGGCGTGCGTCGGTGGCGTCAACGCCGTCGCCACGTTCGCGGTGATCCCGTTGGGCGCGATCTGGCTGCTGACCTCACCGCGTGGCCCGCGCCGGCGCGCACTCATGCTGTGGTGGCCGCCCTTCGTCCTCCTGGGCACGTTGTGGTGGCTCGCGCCGTTGTTCCTGCTCGGATCGGTGAGCCCTCCGTTCCTCGACTTCATCGAGAGCTCCTCGGTGACGACCTCGGCCGCGACGGTCCTGGACGCCCTGCGCGGCACGACGAACTGGGTGCCCTACATCTCCTCCACGGCGGTGGCCGGCAGGGAGCTGGTGACCAATGCGTCGCTGATCCTCAACGGGGGCGTCGTCATGATCCTCGGCGTGATCGGTCTGGTGATCGCTCCGGTCCGCTACCGCCGGTTCCTGGTCTGGGGCGTGCTGAGCGGGCTCGTCCTGGTCACGCTCGGTCACACCGGCTCGGTGTCCGGGTGGTGGTCCGGAGGCTTCCAGACCGTGCTGGACGGCGTCCTCGCCCCGCTGCGGAACACCCACAAGTTCGACGTCGTCATCCGCATCCCGCTGGTCCTCGGCGCGGCGTTCGCGGTGTCCGCCGCGATCGAGCGTCGTCAGGACGACACGGACGGTGCCCGCCGAGTCGGAGTCGCCGTGCTCGTGGCGGCCGCCGTGGTGGGTGCGACCTCGCCGGCCTGGACGGGCCACCTCGCCAACCGCGGGACGTTCGAGGTCACGCCGACGTACTGGCAGCAGGCCGCCGACTTCCTGGACGAGAACGCCACGGGGACGTCCTTGCTGGTGCCCTCGTCGGGCTTCGGCGACTACCTGTGGGGGAGCACGGGCGATGAGCTGATGCAGTCGATCGCCCGGTCGCCGTGGGCGGTGCGCAACAGCATCCCGCTCACGCCCACCGGCACGATCCGCTACCTGGACTCGATCACCTCGGCGCTCGACCAGGCGCGCGGGTCCCGCCGGCTCGCGGAGACCCTCGGCCGTGCGGGCGTCGAGTACCTCGTGGTGCGCAACGACCTGCAGAACCAGGTCGTGGACGGCCGCACCGAGCTCGTCTACTCGACGCTGCGAGACACCCCCGGTCTCACGCAGGTCGCGACGTTCGGACCGCGGCTGGGCGGCGAGCCGGTCATCGACCTGGAGAGCCAGCGGTCGTTCTCCCAGGGAGGCTGGCAGTCGGCCCATCCCGCGATCGACATCTGGAAGGTCGATCCGACCGCTGCGACGGCCCCTCAGTCCCTCGACGAGACGCCGACCGTCGTCGGCGCCGCGGACAGCCTTGCCGTCCTCGACGAGCTGGGGGTCACGGCCGGCCGCTCGACGGTCCTGGCGGCGGACCAAGCCGCGGACGGACCTCGCGGTCCGCTCGTGGTGACGGACGGCCTGCGTCGTCAGGAGGCCGCCTTCGGCCGGGTGGACACGCTGCGGTCGGCGTCCATGACCCCGGACGAGCCGTACTCGCTCGACCGCAAGCTCCACGACTACGTGCAGGAGGGGGACGCTCGCTGGACCAGTGTCCGGGAGCTGCGCGGAGCGGCTGCGCTGTCGGCCTCGAGCGCGCGGTCGGCGGCCAACAGCCTGATGGGGCTGGACCCCGGCGCCCAGCCATGGTCGGCCTTCGACGGCGACCGGCGCACCGCCTGGACCGCGAACACCTCGGAGGCCTGGCTGCGTCTGGACCTGCGTCGCGTGCGCGACCTCGGCGCGGTCCGCATCGTCGCGGACGCGGCGCCGGGTGAGAAGACCTCGCTGGAGGTGGACACCGAGGACGGGGTGGTGCGCCGCGAGGCCGACGGACGCACGCCGGTGCTGATCGACGTCGGCGAGGTGGGGCACCTCGAGATCCGGGGTGCCACCGCGGATGGACGGAACCTGTCCATCGCCGAGGTGTCGTCGCCCGAGCTCCGGCTGTCGCGGCCGCTCGTGCTGCCCGCGACCCCGCGTGAGTGGGGAGCCGCCGACCAGGTCGTCCTCGGAGTGGACGCGGGCGCACGCCCGTCCTGCGTGACCGTCGAGGGCCTCGACCGCTGCCGGGCCGGCGAGGGACGCCAGAGCGAGGACGCCGTGCTCGTCGACCGGGAGATCCCGGTGTCGCTGAAGGGCGACTACGACCTCAAGATCAAGACCCGTCCGCTCGCGGGCGAGGCCGCCGACGAGCTGCTCCAGGAAGGCCTCCCGTTCACGGTGCAGGCGACCTCGACCGTCACGGACGACGTGCGGGCCAGCGTGGCCCGGGCGGTCGACGGCGACCTCCGCACCGGGTGGATCGCGGACCCGGGCGACACGGATCCCTCGCTCGAGGTCACGTGGGACTCGCCCAGACGGTTGTCCTCCCTCACCCTGCGCACCGCCTCAGGCCTTCCCGCCTCGAAGGTGAGCAGTGCGATCCTCGAGCTCGGCGACGGCACGCTGCGACGAGTCGCCCTGGAGAACGGCAGGGGGCGATTCCCGGCGGTGCGCACCGACCGCCTCGTCGTCCACCTGGACTCCGAGAAGGACGCCACGGACTTCGGTACGGACGGCTTCGCGAGGCGCCTGCCCGTCGGGGTCAGCGAGCTGACGTTCAACGACCGTCCGGCCGCCCGTCCGGACCGGTCGACGGACCCCGTGGTGCTGCCGTGCGGCTCGGGTCCCACGGTGGTCGTGGACGGTGAGGAGCACCGGACGGCGGTGAGGACCACGGCTGCAGCGGTCGCCGCCGGGAAGTCGGCGACCGCGCGCCTGTGCGACGACGAGGGCATCACCCTGCCGGCAGGCACCAGCCGGGTCACGGTGCGCGCATCGGATCTCTACGGCGCCGGTCAGACCATCCTGACGCGGTCGGGAAGCGCCTGGTCCGCCGGGAGCAGCGATCGCCTCGTCACGACGACGCAGAACGCCAACCCCGGATGGGCGGGCTCGGTCGACGGTGAGTCCGCCGAGGCCGTGACGGTCAACGGCTGGCAGCGGGGCTGGATCGTGCCGGAGACGGGTTCGTCGACGGTCGAGGAGACCTTCACGGCCGACGTCCCCTACCGCTCTGCGCTCGTGGCCGGTGCAGTCGGCGTCCTGGCCCTCGTGGCCATCACGCTCGTGCCGGGACGGGGCTCGCGCAGGCGCATGAAGCCGGACGCCGACGGTGCGGTGGCCCCGTGGGGCCCGATCACGTTCGTCGCGATGGTGGCGACGGTCGGGCTCGTGGCGGGGACGGCCGGAGTGGCGTGCGCCGTGGTGGGAGGGGCCGTCGCGGTCGCCCTGAGCGAGCGCCGCATGGCGGTGATCGCCTGGATCGGCGGACTGCTGCTCGTGGCCGTGGGCTGCTACGTCGGGTGGGTGCTGACCGACCAGGACGTCCCGGTCGTCTCCTGGCGGCTGCCTCAGCTCTGTGCGGCGGCCTCGCTCGGCGCCGTGGCGGCCGGCGTCGGCTGGAGTCGCGGACGCAGCGCCATGCCGGGCACCTCCACGAATCGGTAG
- a CDS encoding class I SAM-dependent methyltransferase: MPDLLFRPTLRRSWRLFQAFRVEQTDPDHFYGTLARDSVDQVSAYVDLDGQWTLDVGGGPGYFADAFRAAGADYTALDADLGELSGLGEPMPGTVLGSGMQLPFADDSFGVTYSSNVLEHVPEPWTMADEMVRVTRPGGLVFISYTLWYGPWGGHETAPWHFLGGHRAARRYEKKHGHPPKNVFGTSLFAVTAAAGLDWARHQTGAEVVAVIPRYLPRWSWWVLRVPGLREVVTWNLAIVLRKP; the protein is encoded by the coding sequence GTGCCTGACCTGCTCTTTCGTCCGACGCTGCGACGATCCTGGCGGCTGTTCCAGGCCTTTCGGGTCGAGCAGACCGACCCCGACCACTTCTACGGGACGCTTGCACGCGACTCCGTCGACCAGGTGAGCGCCTACGTCGACCTGGACGGCCAGTGGACGCTCGACGTCGGCGGGGGACCGGGCTACTTCGCCGACGCCTTCCGCGCCGCCGGGGCCGACTACACCGCGCTCGACGCCGATCTCGGCGAGCTCTCGGGCCTGGGCGAGCCCATGCCCGGCACGGTGCTCGGCAGCGGGATGCAGCTGCCGTTCGCGGACGACAGCTTCGGCGTCACCTACTCCTCCAACGTGCTCGAGCACGTCCCCGAGCCCTGGACGATGGCCGACGAGATGGTGCGCGTCACCCGCCCCGGCGGCCTGGTGTTCATCTCCTACACGCTCTGGTACGGGCCGTGGGGTGGCCACGAGACCGCGCCGTGGCACTTCCTCGGTGGGCACCGGGCGGCCCGCCGCTACGAGAAGAAGCACGGGCACCCGCCCAAGAACGTCTTCGGGACGTCGCTGTTCGCGGTCACCGCCGCAGCCGGCCTGGACTGGGCCAGGCACCAGACTGGCGCCGAGGTCGTCGCCGTCATCCCTCGCTACCTGCCGCGTTGGTCGTGGTGGGTGCTGCGCGTGCCCGGACTGCGTGAGGTGGTGACGTGGAACCTCGCCATAGTGCTGCGCAAGCCGTGA
- a CDS encoding glycosyltransferase family 4 protein: protein MHVLFCNWRDTRNPEGGGSERYVESMARGLVAEGHRVTIACAAHGHAPPDEVVDGIRFVRRGTKLDIYLRTFLALLLGRYGKVDVVVDVQNGLPFFTRLATRKPVVVLVHHVHREQWPVVYPGLIGTIGWWIESRFAPVLYRHCQYVAVSIATKLELIELGVDGDRIAIIHNGNDPAPVAGVLRSPTPRICVVGRLVPHKQVEHAIDAVAAMAADHPDLVLDVIGAGWWDEELRAYAVARGVSDRVVFHGFVDGTRKHELLAQSWVMALPSLKEGWGIVVGEAGGHATPTVAYSTAGGTTESIDHKDTGLLVDTPSQLTAALRELIEDRELREFLGRGALAKSFTFSWESSQQAFSRVVTAAAAGRRPARIRA from the coding sequence ATGCACGTACTCTTCTGCAACTGGCGAGACACCCGCAACCCCGAGGGCGGCGGCTCCGAACGCTATGTCGAGAGCATGGCCCGCGGCCTCGTCGCCGAGGGCCACCGCGTGACGATCGCCTGCGCGGCCCACGGCCACGCTCCCCCCGACGAGGTCGTCGACGGCATCCGGTTCGTCCGCCGCGGCACCAAGCTCGACATCTACCTGCGGACGTTCCTGGCCCTCCTGCTCGGACGCTACGGCAAGGTCGACGTGGTGGTCGACGTGCAGAACGGGCTGCCCTTCTTCACCCGGCTCGCGACCCGCAAGCCGGTCGTCGTGCTCGTGCACCACGTCCACCGCGAGCAGTGGCCCGTGGTCTATCCCGGTCTGATCGGCACGATCGGCTGGTGGATCGAGAGCCGGTTCGCGCCCGTCCTGTATCGGCACTGCCAGTACGTCGCGGTGTCGATCGCGACCAAGCTCGAGCTCATCGAGCTGGGGGTCGACGGCGATCGCATCGCGATCATCCACAACGGCAACGACCCGGCACCCGTCGCCGGAGTGCTCCGCTCACCGACGCCGCGCATCTGCGTGGTCGGTCGACTCGTCCCCCACAAGCAGGTCGAGCACGCGATCGACGCCGTCGCCGCGATGGCGGCCGATCACCCCGATCTGGTGCTGGACGTGATCGGCGCGGGCTGGTGGGACGAGGAGCTGCGCGCGTACGCCGTGGCGCGCGGGGTGTCGGACCGCGTGGTCTTCCACGGGTTCGTCGACGGCACCCGCAAGCACGAGCTGCTGGCCCAGTCGTGGGTCATGGCGCTGCCCTCGCTCAAGGAGGGCTGGGGCATCGTCGTCGGCGAGGCCGGCGGCCACGCGACCCCGACCGTCGCCTACAGCACTGCGGGCGGCACGACCGAGTCGATCGACCACAAGGACACCGGCCTCCTGGTCGACACGCCCTCACAGCTCACCGCTGCCCTGCGCGAGCTGATCGAGGACCGCGAGCTGCGGGAGTTCCTCGGGCGCGGAGCGCTGGCGAAATCGTTCACGTTCTCCTGGGAGTCCTCGCAGCAGGCGTTCTCCCGCGTCGTCACAGCCGCGGCAGCCGGCCGCAGACCCGCTCGCATCCGGGCATGA
- a CDS encoding FAD-binding protein, which produces MTRTTLTGWGGTSPTVSQVEQPRHLDDLRSAIAQAGSRGVITRGLGRSYGDPAQNAGGTVLDLTGWNGILDVDTRARSVRVQAGISLDRLLRAMLPLGLWLPVVPGTRQVTVGGAIAADVHGKNHHVDGSFGHHLLSIELLVPSGDVLTLSPSGDDPELFWATVGGMGLTGIVLEATIQLKRVQTSYFLVDTERTPDLGTLLDRLVTGDAAYDYSVAWFDTSTTGSSLGRSVITRGNSARLDDLDPDLRSRALEFAAPQRGRVPVRPPISMVNRVSAKAFNALWYAKAPRHRTGEVQDITQFFHPLDVVGDWNRLYGPRGFCQYQFVVPDAEVAAFTEAVERIAASGHVSSLNVLKRFGEASPAPLSFPVPGWTLAVDLPVRPGLGALLDHLDALVVEAGGRVYLAKDSRTTPTTLRQMYPRLDEFLAVRHRVDPHGVLRSDLSRRLDL; this is translated from the coding sequence ATGACCCGCACGACGCTCACGGGCTGGGGCGGCACGAGCCCCACGGTCTCGCAGGTGGAGCAGCCCCGGCACCTGGACGATCTCCGGTCGGCGATCGCGCAGGCCGGCTCGCGGGGAGTGATCACCCGCGGGCTCGGGCGCAGCTACGGAGACCCCGCGCAGAACGCCGGCGGCACCGTCCTGGACCTCACGGGCTGGAACGGCATCCTCGACGTCGACACCCGTGCCCGCTCGGTACGCGTGCAGGCCGGCATCAGCCTGGACCGCCTGCTCCGCGCGATGCTGCCCCTCGGCCTGTGGCTGCCCGTGGTCCCGGGCACCCGCCAGGTCACGGTCGGCGGGGCGATCGCCGCCGACGTCCACGGCAAGAACCACCACGTCGACGGCAGCTTCGGGCATCATCTGCTCTCGATCGAGCTGCTCGTGCCCTCGGGCGACGTCCTGACCCTCTCCCCCTCGGGCGACGACCCCGAGCTGTTCTGGGCCACGGTGGGCGGCATGGGACTGACCGGCATCGTCCTGGAGGCGACGATCCAGCTCAAGCGCGTCCAGACCTCGTACTTCCTCGTCGACACCGAGCGCACACCGGATCTCGGGACGCTGCTCGACCGGCTCGTGACAGGTGACGCGGCCTACGACTACTCGGTCGCCTGGTTCGACACCTCCACGACCGGCTCGTCGCTGGGCCGCTCGGTCATCACCCGCGGCAACTCGGCCCGCCTGGACGACCTCGACCCCGATCTGCGCAGCCGCGCCCTCGAGTTCGCCGCGCCCCAGCGCGGGCGGGTGCCGGTCCGTCCGCCGATCAGCATGGTCAACCGCGTGAGCGCCAAGGCGTTCAACGCCCTCTGGTACGCCAAGGCCCCCCGGCACCGCACCGGCGAGGTGCAGGACATCACGCAGTTCTTCCACCCGCTCGACGTGGTAGGCGACTGGAACCGGCTGTACGGTCCACGCGGCTTCTGCCAGTACCAGTTCGTGGTGCCCGACGCCGAGGTCGCGGCGTTCACCGAGGCGGTCGAGCGGATCGCCGCGTCCGGGCACGTCTCGTCGCTCAACGTGCTGAAGAGGTTCGGCGAGGCCAGTCCGGCGCCGCTGTCGTTCCCGGTCCCGGGGTGGACGCTGGCCGTCGACCTGCCGGTCCGGCCGGGCCTCGGCGCGCTGCTGGACCATCTCGACGCGCTGGTCGTCGAGGCCGGCGGCCGGGTCTACCTCGCCAAGGACTCCCGGACGACGCCGACCACCCTCCGCCAGATGTATCCCCGGCTCGACGAGTTCCTCGCGGTGCGCCACCGCGTCGATCCGCACGGCGTCCTGCGCTCCGACCTGTCCCGACGACTCGACCTGTGA
- a CDS encoding acyltransferase family protein, protein MTTARRDFPQLDAMRAAASIAVVVTHVGFWSGFYTSGFLGVVVQRLEAGVAVFFVLSGFLLCRPYLVAAHDRAPHDPARVYFQKRFFRIVPVYVVTVVAAMTLLAENRSMGVSRWVQNLLMVDLYRETQLPQGLTQMWSLTIEVAFYLILPLLGAVLVKVVCRDRWRPVRLLVFVAALIVLSVAWVAATHVMDASWAPWAAKWLPSYLSWFALGIGLAVLTVDSGAPGRLTSWLSTLGQDRVACWTSAAAILVFVSTPLGGSPLLIAPTPSQAIMRHVCYAAIALLLIAPCVLGTDDSPVARAMSLPAVRHLGHISYALFCCHVIVLAIAVPRLGFTVFDSNPVVLFVVIMGISLAVSELLYRFVEVPGMALRPRLQPTPAATAPSEAAAQS, encoded by the coding sequence ATGACGACTGCCCGACGTGACTTCCCGCAGCTGGACGCCATGCGCGCCGCCGCGTCCATCGCGGTCGTCGTGACCCACGTGGGGTTCTGGTCGGGCTTCTACACGAGCGGATTCCTCGGTGTGGTCGTCCAGCGGCTCGAGGCAGGGGTCGCGGTCTTCTTCGTCCTGTCGGGATTCCTGCTCTGCCGGCCCTACCTCGTGGCGGCCCACGACCGTGCTCCGCACGACCCCGCCCGGGTGTACTTCCAGAAGCGGTTCTTTCGCATCGTCCCGGTGTACGTCGTGACGGTCGTGGCGGCGATGACACTCCTTGCGGAGAACCGGTCGATGGGCGTCTCGCGCTGGGTGCAGAACCTGTTGATGGTCGATCTGTACCGCGAGACGCAACTGCCACAGGGCCTGACCCAGATGTGGAGCCTGACGATCGAGGTCGCCTTCTACCTCATCCTTCCGCTGCTGGGGGCCGTGCTGGTCAAGGTCGTGTGCCGCGACCGCTGGCGTCCGGTGCGCCTCCTCGTCTTCGTCGCCGCGCTGATCGTCCTCAGCGTGGCGTGGGTCGCCGCGACCCACGTCATGGACGCCTCCTGGGCTCCCTGGGCCGCGAAGTGGCTGCCGTCCTACCTGAGCTGGTTCGCCCTCGGCATCGGCCTGGCGGTCCTCACCGTCGACTCCGGGGCACCGGGTCGGCTGACGTCCTGGCTGTCCACGCTCGGCCAGGACCGGGTCGCGTGCTGGACGTCCGCCGCGGCGATCCTCGTGTTCGTCTCAACACCGCTCGGCGGCTCACCGCTGCTCATCGCGCCCACGCCGTCGCAGGCGATCATGCGGCACGTCTGCTACGCGGCGATCGCCCTGCTGCTGATCGCTCCCTGCGTGCTCGGCACGGACGACTCCCCCGTGGCGCGCGCGATGTCGCTGCCCGCCGTCCGCCACCTCGGTCACATCTCGTACGCCCTGTTCTGCTGCCACGTGATCGTGCTGGCCATCGCGGTCCCCCGTCTCGGCTTCACGGTGTTCGACAGCAACCCGGTCGTCCTGTTCGTCGTGATCATGGGGATCAGCCTGGCCGTGTCGGAGCTCCTCTACCGATTCGTGGAGGTGCCCGGCATGGCGCTGCGTCCGCGACTCCAGCCGACGCCGGCCGCCACGGCGCCGAGCGAGGCCGCCGCACAGAGCTGA